The following proteins come from a genomic window of Candidatus Eisenbacteria bacterium:
- a CDS encoding STAS domain-containing protein, translating to MSLDVRTSSDVTIVTPKGMLLGGKETDELQGKIKELVEAGNKKLLINLGQTTFLNSVSLGVLIGAHSSYAKRGAEMKLCQVDKKIQNIFVVTKLSLVFDVYESCEEATKSFK from the coding sequence ATGAGCTTGGATGTCCGGACTTCGAGCGACGTGACGATCGTCACGCCGAAGGGGATGCTCCTCGGAGGCAAGGAAACGGACGAGCTTCAGGGGAAGATCAAGGAGCTGGTCGAGGCGGGGAACAAGAAGCTCCTGATCAACCTGGGGCAGACCACGTTCCTGAACTCGGTGTCGCTGGGGGTCCTGATCGGGGCCCACTCGAGCTATGCCAAGCGCGGGGCGGAGATGAAGCTCTGCCAGGTGGACAAGAAGATCCAGAACATCTTCGTGGTCACCAAGCTGTCCCTGGTTTTCGACGTCTACGAGAGTTGCGAGGAGGCGACGAAGAGCTTCAAGTAG